The following coding sequences lie in one Maribacter forsetii DSM 18668 genomic window:
- the dptG gene encoding DNA phosphorothioation-dependent restriction protein DptG yields MKNIKLNKEGEEGLDKLYFKGGKFSHITGSKLKFLPFNTKYNKNCKSDFKVFQGVVGECFRMSNDKQFSKELTKDNDSSFKTKLKKHILKEAVNKVDTEHPEDFKEVIINLFFEEDGDLIKFNKKMLSYMNFINEHAILKETSKFFYDIFLNTKILSNKDLVRSENDNLFYKLIIDCLPELEDKSKVKSNIKYTNVFDEITELFLNDFNVLSNREDLFLEHIEDLFKYYYFFYLSQTAINLNKFGGTKEIKPICFSMDWETLSETRRSFNFGWKHTLLDLENLFSHANTLELLNYISINDKKIGDYDTIVGSYEGLSEDKAKEFVLKVKELSEFYQPQIESLKSPFKMGKNWKDCESSLSKRLSTKKFNNEIQIEIYSLFYRIDYQFRNSQREKPYSDYSNWLIEFFKSNYTKFRGRLGYTTSISQETLLFFTKICIEDKDKIRLKSLWSKLEERGLSFDETSKVEIVKLFERINLLEKKSDSGDAQYVKSII; encoded by the coding sequence ATGAAAAATATTAAACTAAATAAAGAGGGTGAAGAGGGGCTTGATAAGTTGTATTTTAAAGGCGGTAAATTTAGTCATATAACAGGGAGTAAATTAAAATTCTTGCCATTTAATACTAAATATAATAAAAATTGTAAGTCAGATTTTAAGGTGTTTCAAGGTGTTGTAGGGGAGTGCTTTAGGATGTCAAATGATAAGCAGTTCAGTAAAGAGCTAACAAAAGATAATGATAGTTCTTTTAAAACAAAACTTAAAAAACACATTCTCAAAGAAGCTGTTAATAAAGTTGATACTGAACATCCAGAAGATTTTAAGGAGGTTATAATTAATTTATTTTTTGAAGAAGATGGTGATCTTATAAAGTTTAATAAAAAAATGCTTTCTTATATGAATTTTATAAATGAGCATGCCATTCTAAAGGAAACAAGCAAATTTTTTTATGACATCTTTTTAAATACGAAAATCCTTAGTAATAAAGACCTTGTAAGATCTGAAAATGACAACCTTTTTTATAAATTAATAATAGATTGTTTACCTGAATTAGAAGATAAGTCAAAAGTAAAATCGAACATAAAATACACGAATGTTTTTGACGAGATTACTGAACTTTTTTTAAACGATTTTAATGTTTTATCTAATCGGGAAGACTTGTTTTTAGAACATATTGAGGATTTATTTAAATATTATTATTTTTTCTATTTAAGCCAAACGGCTATTAACTTAAATAAGTTTGGAGGAACTAAAGAAATAAAGCCTATCTGTTTTTCAATGGATTGGGAAACCTTGTCAGAAACTAGACGGTCCTTCAATTTTGGATGGAAGCATACCTTATTAGATTTAGAAAATTTATTTTCACATGCTAACACCTTAGAGCTATTAAATTATATTTCTATAAATGATAAAAAAATAGGGGATTATGATACTATCGTAGGCTCGTATGAAGGTTTATCAGAGGATAAGGCAAAAGAATTTGTTTTAAAAGTAAAAGAATTATCAGAATTCTATCAACCACAAATTGAATCTTTAAAAAGCCCATTCAAAATGGGGAAAAACTGGAAAGATTGTGAAAGCTCTCTTTCTAAGAGATTATCTACGAAAAAATTTAATAACGAAATACAAATAGAAATCTATTCCCTCTTTTATAGAATTGATTATCAGTTTAGAAATTCACAACGAGAAAAACCATATAGTGATTATTCAAACTGGCTAATTGAATTTTTTAAATCAAATTACACAAAATTTAGGGGAAGGTTAGGTTACACTACATCAATAAGTCAAGAGACGTTACTCTTCTTTACTAAAATTTGTATTGAGGATAAAGATAAAATTAGACTTAAATCTTTGTGGAGTAAGCTAGAAGAAAGGGGTCTTTCTTTTGATGAAACATCAAAAGTTGAAATTGTTAAACTATTTGAACGAATCAATTTACTTGAGAAAAAAAGCGATAGCGGAGATGCACAATATGTCAAATCAATTATATAA
- a CDS encoding helix-turn-helix domain-containing protein produces MGENIKLARLRRKFSSEQVAERANISRPTLSSIEKGAPTVSIGSYLLVLQVLGLEKDFLLLAKDDVLGRKLQDANISTNERAPKRKDKNG; encoded by the coding sequence ATGGGCGAGAATATAAAGCTCGCACGCTTGAGAAGAAAATTTAGTTCTGAGCAGGTAGCCGAAAGAGCAAATATTAGTAGACCAACTTTATCCTCTATTGAAAAGGGCGCACCTACAGTTAGTATTGGCTCCTATTTATTAGTTCTTCAAGTATTGGGATTGGAAAAAGATTTTCTCTTACTCGCTAAGGATGACGTTTTAGGAAGAAAATTACAAGATGCCAATATAAGTACCAACGAAAGGGCTCCTAAACGAAAAGATAAAAATGGCTAA
- a CDS encoding helix-turn-helix domain-containing protein, with translation MKPSIDILISFGNKVKTFRKEKGISQEELAFRSDLHRTYIGMIERAEKNITLKNIEKIAIGLDISVLDLFK, from the coding sequence ATGAAACCTTCAATTGATATTTTAATCTCGTTTGGAAATAAAGTAAAAACCTTCAGAAAAGAAAAGGGTATTTCTCAAGAAGAACTAGCATTTCGTTCAGACCTTCATAGGACTTATATAGGAATGATTGAAAGAGCGGAGAAAAATATCACACTTAAAAATATTGAAAAAATTGCTATTGGGTTGGATATTTCAGTTCTGGATTTATTCAAATAA
- a CDS encoding DUF2779 domain-containing protein, which yields MIKPLSKSRFKLGLECPNKLFFTSKTAYANQSADDSFFQALAEGGFQVEALARLHYPEGAFIDTKNYEYDLAVNLTKSQLEKDSISIYEAAIAYERLFIRTDILSKKGNHIKLIEVKAKSFDPSYEHLFIGKRGGINSGWKPYLFDLAFQKYVAQKAYPEFTFEAFLLMADKTKTAKVDGLNQLFRIPKEGNPRTDATSSITSISEIGESVLSEINVDSIINKIIANEYPYFDNLSFEESIHLFKDAYQNDNYLNWPTKFGNCKGCQFKTTLEQEAEGLKSGFKYCFKKQHGWKSIDFEKSNAFEIWNFRGKNLVEENRLLMSELTENDINIKFEAGRLSASERQWIQIEKAQQDDNTIFVLKNELKEEMNSWQYPLHFIDFETSTVALPFTKGRKPYEQVAFQFSHHQLNKDGSIEHKSEYINNTPGEFPNFEFARALQKSLSKDQGTIFRFAAHENTIVNAIISQLSSSTELDKVELITFLKSISTSTKDNTDQWTGNRSMIDLNKVVKDYYYNPITKGSNSIKVVLPASIYSSSFLQEKYSKPINEINVGSTNFESDIIWLQKKDDEVINPYKMLPPLFDGWSTFDLDNTISELDNIADGGAALTAYAKLQYVEMDDNEREEITTALLKYCELDTLAMVMIYEHFKYDLIQ from the coding sequence ATGATAAAACCACTATCAAAATCTCGATTTAAACTTGGCTTAGAATGCCCTAATAAATTGTTTTTTACATCTAAAACAGCGTATGCCAATCAGAGTGCTGATGATTCTTTTTTTCAAGCATTAGCTGAAGGTGGCTTTCAGGTAGAGGCTCTTGCTCGGTTACATTATCCGGAAGGTGCTTTTATTGATACCAAAAATTATGAATATGATCTTGCTGTAAATCTGACAAAATCTCAATTAGAAAAAGATTCTATATCCATATATGAAGCAGCAATAGCATATGAAAGACTTTTTATACGTACAGATATATTATCGAAAAAGGGAAACCATATTAAACTTATAGAAGTTAAAGCAAAATCTTTTGACCCGAGTTACGAACACTTATTTATAGGTAAAAGAGGAGGAATAAATAGTGGATGGAAGCCTTACCTATTTGATTTGGCGTTTCAAAAATATGTTGCCCAAAAAGCTTATCCTGAATTTACATTTGAAGCATTTCTATTAATGGCAGACAAGACAAAAACTGCAAAGGTTGATGGTCTTAATCAGTTATTTAGGATACCAAAAGAAGGTAATCCACGAACAGATGCAACTTCAAGCATAACTTCGATTAGCGAAATTGGCGAGTCCGTTTTATCAGAAATCAATGTAGATTCAATTATCAATAAAATTATTGCAAATGAGTATCCTTACTTTGATAATTTATCCTTTGAAGAGTCTATACATTTATTCAAAGACGCGTATCAAAATGATAACTATTTAAATTGGCCCACAAAATTCGGTAATTGTAAAGGGTGCCAATTTAAAACAACTTTAGAACAAGAAGCAGAAGGATTAAAATCTGGTTTTAAATACTGTTTCAAAAAACAACATGGCTGGAAATCAATAGATTTTGAAAAATCTAATGCTTTTGAAATATGGAATTTTAGAGGTAAAAATCTTGTAGAGGAAAACAGATTGTTAATGTCAGAACTTACGGAAAATGACATAAATATAAAATTTGAAGCTGGAAGACTATCTGCTTCTGAAAGACAATGGATACAGATCGAGAAAGCACAACAAGATGATAACACCATTTTTGTTTTGAAGAATGAGTTAAAAGAAGAGATGAACTCTTGGCAATATCCATTGCACTTTATAGACTTTGAGACGAGCACAGTAGCTTTACCTTTTACTAAGGGCAGAAAGCCTTACGAGCAAGTTGCTTTTCAATTCTCGCATCATCAATTAAATAAAGATGGAAGTATTGAGCATAAAAGTGAATACATCAATAATACACCAGGAGAATTTCCAAATTTTGAATTTGCACGTGCACTTCAAAAATCACTTTCAAAAGATCAAGGGACCATCTTTAGATTTGCCGCACATGAAAATACAATAGTGAATGCAATTATTTCACAATTATCCTCTAGTACAGAACTAGATAAAGTTGAATTAATCACATTTTTAAAATCTATTTCTACATCTACCAAAGACAATACAGATCAATGGACTGGTAACCGCAGTATGATTGACTTAAACAAAGTAGTAAAAGATTATTATTACAATCCCATAACAAAAGGTTCTAATAGTATAAAAGTAGTATTACCAGCCAGCATCTATTCAAGCTCATTTCTGCAAGAAAAATATTCAAAACCAATTAATGAGATTAATGTAGGAAGTACCAACTTCGAATCAGATATCATCTGGCTTCAAAAAAAGGATGACGAAGTTATAAATCCATATAAAATGCTACCGCCCCTATTTGATGGATGGAGTACATTTGATTTAGATAATACTATATCTGAACTAGATAATATTGCAGATGGTGGCGCTGCATTAACCGCTTACGCAAAACTGCAATATGTTGAAATGGATGATAATGAACGGGAAGAAATAACTACAGCGCTACTAAAGTATTGTGAATTGGACACTCTAGCAATGGTTATGATATATGAGCATTTTAAATATGATTTAATCCAATAA
- the dptF gene encoding DNA phosphorothioation-dependent restriction protein DptF has protein sequence MFNNEFFFELQKLRESSKNAVAQGNSSSLDYFQEYLHVKREVEMDLSEKIKECSKSSKAELILVCGNVGDGKSHILSHLNNELKEFIDVFKIHNDATESHNPKETSNDTLNRVLDDFKDINIKASKTKLILAINLGTLSKFQEDHESDYNQLFNYVKEQNILDADVICHTINNKKCNFHHVNFTDYHMYSLSSEGPKSIIISTLLERIVANIRENPIFAAYENYVEYFECAEMCPIKFNYEFLMKVENRDIVINLIIQTIVKNKLIVSVRSLLNFFFELIVPINLSWDNLEVYTSELKKQKESDFFLNIIPNYLFEHPELSSLFNAISRLDPCRHRYEGLDSTLILLINSDNPKDVFTENINKATLEVLNDKISRESLSREEITKLFIRLKYFQSSERSHKLSNTYYYEFMSLLYDFNNNKKTAIKEVYKLVEESARRWNGDPKKNNRVVVNLGKNQLKYRILKEFSTKPFLDEKPETNNPLVTKFIQEFTLSFKLKNSDMPYKVHIDYRLYEMLNRILKGYRPNKKDNNNNISFVSLINNFIGDGDSNSMLEIDEVNIGKPADYALSVDSFGGYKFQLL, from the coding sequence ATGTTTAACAACGAGTTCTTTTTTGAACTTCAAAAGCTAAGAGAATCATCTAAAAATGCAGTTGCACAAGGAAATTCATCAAGCTTAGATTACTTTCAAGAATATCTTCATGTCAAACGCGAAGTTGAGATGGATCTATCTGAAAAAATAAAAGAATGTTCTAAATCTTCAAAGGCTGAACTAATTTTGGTATGTGGAAATGTAGGTGATGGTAAATCACATATATTATCACATCTAAATAATGAACTAAAGGAATTTATAGATGTTTTTAAAATTCACAATGATGCTACAGAGTCCCACAATCCCAAAGAGACTTCAAACGATACATTGAATAGAGTTTTAGATGATTTTAAAGATATAAATATTAAAGCATCCAAAACAAAATTAATTCTAGCTATAAACTTAGGAACACTCAGTAAGTTTCAAGAAGACCATGAATCTGATTATAATCAATTATTTAATTATGTTAAGGAACAAAATATTTTAGATGCCGATGTTATTTGCCATACAATAAATAACAAAAAGTGTAATTTTCATCATGTCAACTTTACAGACTATCACATGTACTCTTTATCATCTGAAGGACCTAAGTCTATAATAATATCTACATTATTAGAAAGAATTGTTGCTAACATTCGAGAAAATCCAATTTTTGCGGCGTATGAAAACTATGTGGAATATTTTGAATGCGCAGAAATGTGTCCAATAAAATTTAATTACGAGTTTTTAATGAAAGTTGAGAATCGTGATATAGTAATAAATTTGATTATCCAAACTATCGTTAAAAATAAACTTATAGTATCAGTTCGTTCTTTGTTGAATTTTTTCTTTGAGCTGATTGTACCAATAAACTTATCTTGGGATAATCTAGAGGTTTATACTTCAGAACTAAAAAAGCAAAAAGAGTCAGATTTTTTCTTGAACATCATTCCTAATTATCTTTTTGAGCATCCAGAATTGTCTTCCTTGTTTAATGCCATCTCTAGATTAGATCCTTGCAGGCATCGCTATGAAGGTTTAGATTCAACTTTAATATTATTGATTAATTCAGATAATCCTAAAGATGTTTTTACAGAAAATATAAATAAAGCTACGCTGGAAGTCTTGAATGACAAAATATCAAGAGAGAGTCTATCTCGAGAAGAGATTACAAAATTATTTATCCGTTTAAAATATTTTCAGAGTTCAGAAAGGAGCCATAAACTAAGTAATACATATTACTATGAATTTATGTCCTTGCTTTATGACTTTAATAACAATAAAAAAACCGCTATTAAGGAAGTTTACAAGCTAGTGGAAGAATCAGCTAGAAGATGGAATGGTGATCCAAAAAAGAATAACCGTGTTGTTGTAAATCTTGGAAAAAATCAGTTAAAATATAGGATTCTCAAAGAATTTTCTACAAAGCCTTTTTTAGATGAAAAACCAGAAACCAATAATCCTCTTGTAACTAAATTTATCCAGGAGTTTACGCTCTCTTTTAAATTGAAAAATTCTGATATGCCATATAAAGTGCATATTGACTATAGACTTTATGAAATGCTAAATCGAATTTTAAAGGGGTATAGGCCAAATAAAAAGGATAATAATAATAATATATCTTTTGTTAGTTTGATCAACAATTTTATTGGCGATGGAGATTCTAATTCTATGCTCGAAATAGATGAAGTTAACATTGGAAAACCTGCTGATTATGCTTTGTCAGTTGATAGTTTCGGAGGGTATAAATTTCAATTATTATGA
- a CDS encoding PDDEXK-like family protein: protein MNQISYKELLKSIGEIYKKYEELEKVSGEAFNIFKVINVTSDEVRLHSKFLAELLNRNGSHGQGDVFLKLFVKQLGISLDTSSTTVKVEKYIGKITDSSGGYIDIFISDNKGQSITIENKIYAGDQDNQLLRYFNFNPNNILYLTLWGDTPEDYSSSGLIIDEEFKRISYKEDIIDWLVSCRKEAVELPLLREGISHYINLIQLLTGQTGTTKMNKEVKEYIASSSEVLKQASLIADNINDAKVQVQWSFWESLKEKLDAEGLTFLEKKKVTWDNVNSF from the coding sequence ATGAATCAAATATCGTATAAAGAATTATTAAAGAGTATTGGTGAAATTTATAAAAAATATGAAGAACTTGAAAAAGTGTCAGGGGAGGCTTTTAACATTTTTAAGGTTATAAATGTTACTTCAGACGAAGTCAGGTTGCATTCCAAATTTTTAGCAGAGTTATTAAATCGTAATGGCTCGCATGGTCAAGGAGATGTATTTCTAAAACTTTTTGTAAAACAGTTGGGTATATCATTAGATACTTCGTCTACCACTGTTAAAGTTGAAAAATATATTGGTAAGATTACAGATTCTTCTGGTGGCTACATAGATATTTTTATTTCAGATAATAAGGGTCAAAGTATTACTATAGAGAATAAAATTTATGCGGGCGATCAAGATAATCAGCTTTTAAGATATTTTAATTTCAATCCTAATAATATTCTATATCTAACATTATGGGGTGATACGCCTGAAGATTATAGTTCAAGTGGACTTATTATAGATGAGGAATTTAAACGAATTTCATATAAAGAAGATATAATTGATTGGTTAGTGAGCTGTAGAAAGGAAGCTGTTGAGTTACCGCTATTACGTGAAGGTATATCACATTACATAAATTTAATTCAATTATTAACGGGGCAAACAGGAACAACAAAAATGAATAAAGAAGTAAAAGAGTATATAGCATCATCTTCAGAAGTATTGAAGCAAGCATCTTTGATAGCAGATAATATAAATGACGCAAAAGTTCAAGTTCAATGGTCGTTTTGGGAAAGTTTAAAAGAAAAGCTAGATGCAGAGGGTTTAACGTTCTTGGAAAAGAAAAAAGTTACTTGGGATAATGTGAATAGTTTCTAA
- a CDS encoding aminoglycoside phosphotransferase/kinase family protein: MLLEKLKFAFSKFQHDSEFKSYQELASGHINSTYLIITESKPNFILQCINDNVFNDVQGLISNKFNISTHLKEKLKDLSKDELYSSVLTFIETKEGKPYYRAKDGSYWNLMNYIDDSITFETVDDKEVAYEAGKLFGGFLNLTYDYDATKLIEVIPKFHDMFFRFSQFLKAIKASSKERLTKSQECIDFAFELKEEMHIIQNLKESGKINVRVTHNDTKISNALF; this comes from the coding sequence ATGTTGTTAGAAAAATTAAAATTTGCGTTCAGTAAATTTCAACACGATAGTGAATTTAAATCATACCAAGAATTGGCTTCAGGTCACATTAATTCTACTTATTTAATTATAACAGAATCTAAGCCAAACTTTATTTTGCAATGTATAAATGATAATGTTTTTAATGATGTGCAAGGGTTAATTTCAAATAAATTTAATATCAGTACTCATTTAAAAGAAAAACTGAAAGACTTATCGAAAGATGAATTGTATAGTAGTGTTTTAACTTTCATTGAAACTAAAGAAGGTAAGCCTTACTATAGAGCGAAGGACGGGAGTTATTGGAATTTAATGAATTATATAGATGACAGTATTACTTTTGAAACTGTAGACGATAAAGAGGTAGCATATGAAGCAGGTAAATTATTTGGAGGTTTTTTAAACTTGACTTATGATTATGATGCTACTAAATTAATCGAGGTTATACCAAAATTTCATGACATGTTTTTTAGATTTTCACAATTTCTAAAGGCAATAAAGGCATCCTCTAAAGAACGACTCACAAAATCACAAGAATGTATAGATTTCGCATTTGAGTTAAAGGAAGAAATGCATATTATTCAAAATCTTAAAGAATCTGGTAAAATAAACGTGCGAGTAACACATAACGATACTAAAATATCAAATGCATTATTTTGA
- a CDS encoding 5' nucleotidase, NT5C type: MVKKVVYIDMDDVICNYSKAHKKALIEQPEILFPQSQPGFFENLEPLNNAIESFHFFLKSDYFQPFILTAPSIFNPLCYTEKRLWVEKHLGLEIVDRLIISSHKGLLIGDYLIDDHRDGRGQEHFKGTLLQFGQSNFKDWDAVISYFNEKY, encoded by the coding sequence GTGGTTAAAAAAGTAGTGTACATAGATATGGATGATGTAATTTGTAATTACAGCAAAGCACATAAAAAGGCATTGATAGAACAACCGGAAATTCTATTCCCGCAAAGTCAGCCTGGTTTCTTTGAGAATTTAGAGCCTTTGAATAATGCAATCGAATCTTTTCACTTCTTTTTGAAAAGCGATTATTTTCAGCCATTTATACTTACCGCACCTTCTATATTTAATCCTTTATGCTATACCGAGAAAAGACTTTGGGTAGAAAAGCATTTAGGCTTGGAAATAGTTGATAGATTAATAATTTCTAGTCATAAAGGTTTATTAATAGGAGATTATTTAATTGATGACCATAGAGACGGTCGAGGTCAAGAACATTTTAAAGGTACACTTCTGCAATTCGGACAGTCTAATTTTAAAGATTGGGATGCGGTTATTTCATATTTTAATGAGAAGTATTGA
- a CDS encoding GIY-YIG nuclease family protein: protein MKNQESVSAQLLIDINFEKIGSWKSSENKLTPIFKEISNIDLNVNNVLYAFTTEEEHENEEIKYIGKTTRTLNQRMYEYANPGKGQKTNIRVNKEILNTLDQGSSVSIYIFKDVLPLNWGGFNLNIAAGLEDSLVYSISPTWNKHGKNTITTSEEIELETLSVNYKGTKKLESEIKLGTTYYNKGFFNLRKGISQYIKESLTDIELRLEDGPKLIAKIDRTTNPDNSIRLYYGNDLVNWLKNNYALGDILKALVIIEENNVIIEFKK from the coding sequence ATGAAGAATCAAGAATCTGTTTCAGCGCAACTACTAATCGATATAAACTTTGAAAAAATTGGTTCATGGAAGTCTTCTGAAAACAAGCTAACACCCATATTTAAAGAAATTTCCAATATCGACCTTAACGTTAACAATGTTTTATATGCTTTTACAACTGAGGAAGAACATGAAAATGAAGAGATAAAATATATTGGCAAAACCACAAGAACCCTTAACCAAAGAATGTACGAATATGCAAACCCAGGTAAAGGACAAAAAACAAATATTCGGGTAAATAAAGAAATCTTAAATACTTTGGATCAAGGCAGTTCTGTTTCGATTTACATTTTCAAAGATGTTCTGCCTTTAAATTGGGGTGGCTTTAATCTTAACATAGCAGCTGGTCTTGAAGATTCATTAGTGTATTCCATTAGTCCAACTTGGAATAAACACGGAAAAAATACAATAACTACAAGCGAAGAAATAGAACTTGAAACTTTATCTGTTAATTACAAAGGGACTAAAAAATTAGAATCCGAAATTAAATTAGGAACCACTTATTACAACAAAGGCTTCTTTAATTTGAGGAAAGGCATTAGTCAATATATAAAAGAATCGTTAACCGATATAGAATTAAGATTAGAAGATGGACCAAAACTTATTGCTAAAATTGACAGAACGACAAATCCCGATAATTCTATAAGATTATACTATGGAAATGATCTAGTCAATTGGTTGAAAAATAACTATGCTCTCGGAGATATATTGAAGGCACTGGTAATTATAGAAGAAAACAATGTAATTATTGAATTTAAAAAATGA
- a CDS encoding type II toxin-antitoxin system HipA family toxin: MAKPNNKKAIAVYAHWSGMENPLLMGILHSDRLKGKELFSFEYAAEWLQSEHAQLLDPNLQLYSGLQYLNDDENNFGIFLDSSPDRWGRILMRRREAALARTNNREENKLFETDYLLGVFDGHRMGALRFKAQVDGPFLNDNKEMASPPWTSLRELEQISLRLEDDDVIDDPEYLKWLSMLIAPGASLGGARPKAGIIDNDGALWIAKFPSRNDQGDIGGWEIVVYELAILAGINMAESKAQKFSSNYYTFLTKRFDRENNGKRIHFASAMTMLGYKDGQDHSDGASYLELVDFIQNNGANVDEDLEQLWRRIVFSICVTNTDDHLRNHGFLLTNDGWVLSPAYDINPVETGTGLKLNISDEDNSLDLELAMEVSEYFRLPKNKANAIKKEVLTAVASWRNVATKYGISRIEQELKAIAFKTI; encoded by the coding sequence ATGGCTAAACCAAATAATAAGAAAGCTATAGCCGTTTACGCACATTGGTCGGGCATGGAAAACCCTTTACTTATGGGAATTCTACATTCCGACCGCTTAAAGGGCAAAGAGCTATTTTCTTTTGAATATGCAGCCGAATGGTTGCAGAGTGAACACGCACAATTATTAGACCCAAACTTACAGTTATATTCGGGATTACAATATCTTAATGACGATGAAAATAATTTTGGAATATTTCTAGACTCTTCACCAGACCGTTGGGGACGAATTTTAATGCGTAGAAGAGAAGCTGCTCTAGCGAGAACTAATAATAGAGAAGAAAATAAATTATTCGAAACCGATTACCTACTTGGTGTTTTTGACGGTCATAGAATGGGAGCGCTCAGATTTAAAGCGCAAGTAGATGGTCCATTTTTAAACGATAATAAGGAAATGGCAAGTCCACCTTGGACTTCTCTTAGAGAGCTTGAGCAAATAAGTTTACGATTAGAAGATGATGATGTTATTGATGACCCAGAATATCTAAAATGGTTAAGTATGTTAATTGCACCTGGAGCATCGTTAGGAGGAGCAAGACCCAAAGCTGGTATTATAGATAATGATGGTGCACTTTGGATAGCAAAATTTCCAAGTAGAAATGACCAAGGTGACATTGGCGGGTGGGAAATCGTAGTATATGAATTAGCCATTTTAGCAGGAATAAATATGGCGGAATCCAAAGCGCAAAAATTCTCTTCAAATTATTATACTTTTCTAACCAAAAGATTTGATCGAGAAAATAATGGAAAGAGAATACATTTTGCATCTGCAATGACCATGCTTGGCTATAAAGATGGGCAAGACCATTCTGATGGTGCTAGCTACCTAGAACTTGTTGATTTTATACAGAATAATGGGGCAAACGTGGACGAGGACCTAGAACAGCTATGGCGTAGAATTGTATTTAGTATATGTGTAACAAATACAGATGACCATCTAAGAAATCACGGTTTTTTACTTACCAATGATGGGTGGGTGCTATCACCAGCATACGATATTAACCCTGTAGAAACTGGTACCGGTTTAAAACTGAATATCTCTGACGAGGATAATTCATTAGATTTAGAATTAGCAATGGAAGTCTCCGAATACTTTAGATTACCAAAAAATAAAGCTAATGCTATTAAAAAGGAAGTATTAACAGCCGTTGCAAGTTGGAGAAATGTAGCAACTAAATATGGAATCTCTAGAATTGAGCAAGAATTAAAAGCAATTGCTTTTAAAACGATTTAA